In the genome of Phaeodactylum tricornutum CCAP 1055/1 chromosome 18, whole genome shotgun sequence, one region contains:
- a CDS encoding predicted protein, with the protein MKENNGHAARRALSRRVGIVLVSFAVLLAILLAVKSHVRHKKPFSLSTRPHQPSRWGTRGRGGSMAYLSEAEVLEDILLAKLHLVDIRVEDADALQKASKASVTADSNTSYDHESATPYAGITGFFCTLDWSVHKLDPASTPMFRDLTAKSASCDGPRKMDLGKVVQAARERDSDINPRRVSSVHVLNLAAVVFHESRCGSTLVANILAGMNPAAHRVYSESPPPLHALKTVCGEDYSHCAKTISARILRDVVYLMSRSNDLKETRVFFKVQSLGSRNIEVFQQAFPATPWLFVYRDPVEILMSQLANGPRNANCVRPQRLHTQPTSVHRVWQHRGSSATTNLKTLSPEEYCAVHLATITETAVEQLQYGSQLQGVPINYASLKPMLLKRRCAVLT; encoded by the exons ATGAAAGAAAACAATGGACACGCAGCTCGTCGCGCGCTAAGTCGAAGAGTCGGTATCGTCTTGGTTTCTTTTGCCGTTCTATTGGCAATATTATTGGCCGTCAAGTCTCACGTTCGACACAAAAAGCCattctcactgtcaacaagACCACATCAACCTTCTCGTTGGGGAACGCGAGGGCGAGGAGGATCAATGGCGTATCTGAGCGAAGCAGAGGTTCTGGAAGATATATTACTCGCCAAACTGCACCTAGTGGATATCCGGGTCGAAGACGCCGacgctttgcaaaaggccaGTAAGGCCTCAGTAACAGCCGATAGCAACACTTCTTACGATCACGAGTCCGCTACTCCATACGCGGGTATAACCGGTTTCTTTTGCACCCTAGACTGGTCCGTGCACAAGCTGGATCCGGCCAGCACCCCAATGTTTCGGGACTTGACAGCCAAAAGCGCTTCCTGTGACGGTCCTCGAAAAATGGACCTTGGGAAAGTAGTCCAGGCTGCGCGGGAACGAGATAGCGACATCAACCCTCGTCGCGTCAGTAGCGTCCACGTTCTGAACTTAGCGGCCGTTGTTTTCCACGAATCGCGATGTGGGAGCACGTTGGTAGCAAATATTCTGGCCGGTATGAATCCTGCGGCCCACCGGGTGTACTCGGAATCGCCACCGCCACTACACGCTCTCAAAACAGTCTGTGGCGAGGACTATTCCCACTGTGCGAAAACAATATCTGCACGTATATTACGTGATGTCGTCTATCTCATGAGTCGCTCCAACGACTTGAAGGAAACACGggtctttttcaaagttcAATCCCTCGGAAGTCGCAATATTGAGGTGTTCCAACAAGCCTTCCCCGCCACTCCCTGGTTGTTTGTGTACCGCGACCCTGTTGAAATACTTATGAGTCAGCTAGCCAACGGACCGCGTAATGCTAACTGCGTCCGTCCTCAACGACTGCATACACAGCCGACCAGCGTACATCGTGTTTGGCAACACCGTGGAAGTAGCGCGACAACAAACTTGAAAACGCTGTCACCGGAAGAGTACTGTGCCGTACACTTGGCGACTATCACGGAAACAGCCGTTGAGCAGCTACAATATGGTTCACAGCTGCAAGGAGTTCCTATTAATTACGCTTCCCTCAAACCGATGCTGCTTAAA AGGAGGTGCGCCGTATTGACTTAG
- a CDS encoding predicted protein, whose amino-acid sequence MSHRKVYPIHSRFREHALSTPGRSPSVLMTFSFAMRNVHRLVARRFFVAGSDRIRAGKPIPCPLASGRTVVAVGQYGFRHDWLLRRACSSTSSNEVSHADVVEPETMRERPNSSSGHILRQNDDELDELERALKSALELYQSLSPNDPRARPALEAVRDCYENMLYWDDALAAEQALEELLLVEEDDEEQQAARAYRRGKLYMRLQNLVEASRYYKEALNIYERIYPESYRAEKGNVLISIAGIRFHREQLQASLQLLMEAEPHFRKHGLLQTSEAAANDLETPNLGKPHVDLVKCLQHQGLLHRTTEDFAAALNAYQEALHILETFYCSDTENVVQERRQGLQMDVADMRSALDEFDSALAMYETILSEDKERRQRNGDKESTALDGVMLHSMGKINAQLGNVDLAIVQLTQALDLKRQFVGEFHPEVAKTLSALGAVQALRSKQSDPDTGYDEARRAALECFQQALLISRMHAKERERDPLVMLAMRNIALLKGDSYYFDFPPAIPS is encoded by the exons ATGAGCCATCGCAAAGTATATCCAATACATTCCAGATTTAGAGAGCACGCCTTATCTACGCCCGGGAGATCACCCAGTGTTTTGATGACCTTTAGCTTTGCTATGCGGAATGTTCATCGATTAGTCGCACGGCGTTTCTTTGTTGCTGGCAGTGACAGAATCCGCGCAGGGAAGCCGATTCCCTGCCCCTTGGCAAGCGGTCGCAccgtcgttgccgtcggcCAATATGGGTTCCGACACGATTGGTTGCTTCGACGAGCTTGTTCCTCAACAAGCAGCAACGAGGTGTCACATGCTGATGTTGTAGAACCCGAAACTATGCGCGAACGCCCAAATTCGAGCAGCGGACACATCCTTCGACAGAATGATGATGAACTCGACGAACTGGAACGGGCACTAAAGTCAGCACTAGAGTTGTATCAGTCCTTAAGTCCTAACGATCCACGAGCTCGGCCCGCCCTAGAAGCGGTAAGGGACTGTTACGAAAATATGCTCTACTGGGATGATGCGCTAGCTGCGGAACAAGCACTGGAGGAGTTGCTGCTCGTggaggaagatgacgaagaacAACAAGCGGCCCGGGCTTATCGGCGCGGAAAACTGTATATGCGGCTGCAAAACCTTGTCGAAGCAAGCCGTTACTACAAGGAAGCCTTGAATATATATGAACGTATTTACCCAGAGTCGTATCGGGCTGAAAAGGGCAATGTTTTGATTTCCATAGCCGGAATTCGCTTCCACCGTGAACAGCTCCAAGCGTCTTTGCAACTTTTAATGGAAGCGGAGCCGCATTTTCGCAAACACGGATTGCTGCAAACGAGCGAAGCGGCTGCAAATGATCTTGAGACTCCAAATTTGGGAAAGCCGCACGTCGATCTTGTCAAATGCCTACAACATCAAGGACTTTTGCATCGTACCACGGAAGACTTCGCTGCTGCTTTGAATGCCTACCAAGAGGCATTACATATTTTGGAAACCTTTTATTGCTCAGACACAGAAAATGTGGTCCAAGAACGCCGGCAGGGTTTGCAAATGGACGTCGCGGACATGCGGTCCGCTTTAGATGAATTTGATTCCGCCTTGGCTATGTACGAAACAATTTTATCGGAGGACAAAGAAAGACGTCAACGAAATGGAGACAAGGAAAGTACGGCGCTGGATGGAGTCATGCTCCACAGTATGGGCAAAATAAATGCTCAGCTTGGGAACGTTGACCTCGCCATTGTGCAATTGACTCAAGCCTTAGATCTGAAACGACAATTTGTCGGTGAATTTCACCCCGAAGTTGCCAAAACACTTTCGGCTCTGGGAGCTGTACAAGCCCTGCGCAGTAAGCAATCTGATCCAGATACAGGTTACGATGAGGCGCGCCGTGCGGCACTTGAATGCTTTCAGCAGGCTTTGTTGATCTCGCGTATGCATGCTAAGGAGAGAGAACGAGATCCCCTCGTGATGCTGGCCATGCGAAATATTGCACTGCTAAAAGGAGATTCT TATTACTTTGATTTCCCCCCTGCGATACCCTCGTAA
- the GOX gene encoding glycolate oxidase (glycolate oxidase (glycolate dehydrogenase), FMN-dependent alpha-hydroxy acid dehydrogenase; part of the photorespiratory pathway; contains peroxisomal targeting sequence (PTS1)) codes for MLEESEKRNLLNVDDYQVLAKTKLPHSLYEYLASGTADATTLRENRDAFARWYLRPRAMRPVGRISTRMVLFGQGLSMPVFCSPAGVHALCHPDGECATARVCQDLGLLFGLSQHATKSIEQVAAAAPQSHRYYQAYILKDRSITARLVQRAIQAGYSGIFLTVDSVRFGYREADARNGFDALPSPHRLANYDEVRQQNLDQTYNAKTHLAWDQNSELLFEQNVSWKDVTWLKEEVCGGLPLIVKGIMTAEDAVLAIEAGADAIMVSNHGGRQLDTCLGSIDVLPEVVMAVGGRVPVLLDGGVRRGTDVVKALALGAAAVGLGKPLFFALACGGESSLKDMLEILQTEIEVAMALCGCETISDIQSSHITRHPGGHFQSRL; via the exons ATGCTGGAAGAAAGTGAGAAGCGTAATCTACTGAACGTCGATGACTATCAAGTCCTGGCGAAAACGAAACTACCCCACTCTTTGTACGAATACCTTGCGTCCGGTACGGCGGATGCCACCACCTTACGAGAGAATCGGGATGCCTTTGCTCGCTGGTACTTGCGACCTCGTGCGATGCGCCCTGTCGGTCGAATCTCTACCCGCATGGTACTATTTGGACAAGGACTCAGTATGCCGGTATTTTGCTCTCCCGCCGGAGTCCACGCTCTGTGCCATCCGGATGGTGAATGCGCGACAGCCAGAGTTTGTCAGGATTTGGGCCTCTTGTTTGGTCTGTCCCAGCACGCGACCAAGTCAATCGAGCAAGTTGCGGCAGCCGCACCACAATCGCACCGGTATTATCAAGCCTATATTCTCAAGGATCGGAGTATTACCGCTCGATTGGTGCAACGAGCGATTCAGGCCGGCTACAGCGGCATATTTTTAACGGTCGACTCGGTGCGATTTGGCTATCGAGAAGCGGATGCGCGGAATGG TTTCGACGCTCTGCCATCGCCTCATCGGTTGGCCAATTACGACGAGGTGCGACAACAAAATCTAGATCAAACATACAATGCAAAGACCCACTTGGCCTGGGATCAAAACTCGGAGCTTTTGTTTGAGCAGAACGTCTCTTGGAAAGATGTAACGTGGTTGAAGGAAGAAGTCTGTGGTGGTCTACCACTCATCGTTAAAGGCATCATGACCGCTGAAGACGCCGTGCTAGCCATCGAGGCCGGTGCCGACGCTATCATGGTGTCCAACCACGGTGGACGCCAGCTAGATACTTGTCTAGGCTCTATTGACGTCTTACCCGAGGTCGTGATGGCTGTCGGAGGCCGCGTACCAGTCTTATTAGACGGCGGCGTTCGCCGCGGAACAGACGTTGTCAAGGCATTGGCACTGGGTGCCGCGGCCGTAGGATTGGGCAAGCCACTCTTTTTTGCACTGGCGTGCGGCGGCGAAAGCTCGCTGAAAGACATGCTTGAGATTTTGCAAACCGAAATAGAAGTCGCCATGGCCTTGTGCGGATGCGAAACGATCTCCGACATTCAGTCGTCTCACATAACCCGACACCCAGGCGGCCACTTTCAATCGAGACTATAG
- a CDS encoding predicted protein → MLLSVGKVGKSGTSRSIESRGVTSTIQKPGFLLTVTYDILQRPGSHERRTVRTFRTFQPSPGSLTTKPSFTMLRRSRQSCRRAGNLHLRQLQSNVERNFYFYWCRPIGAEQGTFRLLVAEFPTANWSLPLSYFDLIEEIGHTRVYFIELCGSAWKSLDPNDWQEICLALRYSRCSSFAVGDECLSKSQLLVLYDTVRPKALHFHGLIGSDAWKILAACPCLQYLDLQRGLKFDSISEAQTIVDTLLNLTSLRGLSLRIACPNRSALQLLLKSLENNVQLEHIAVSFDDTSLACFPECANIADFLDFCGRLNQTRRAALDRQRIQLRRKFQARDCQEIDAVVVILKDWYQSSTQILQHLLPVTPSSSFASVGGSGVGCGERLCKTKA, encoded by the coding sequence ATGTTACTGTCGGTGGGCAAAGTTGGCAAAAGTGGCACTAGCCGATCTATTGAGTCACGAGGCGTCACGTCGACGATCCAGAAACCCGGTTttctgttgactgtgacatacGATATTCTGCAGAGGCCAGGTTCCCACGAAAGGCGAACTGTCAGAACGTTCCGTACTTTCCAGCCGAGTCCTGGCTCTTTGACGACCAAACCTTCCTTTACCATGCTTCGAAGGAGTCGGCAAAGCTGCCGGAGGGCAGGCAACTTGCATCTAAGGCAATTGCAGTCAAATGTCGAGCGCAATTTTTACTTCTACTGGTGTCGGCCCATCGGCGCGGAACAAGGGACCTTTCGGTTGCTCGTTGCGGAGTTCCCCACAGCTAATTGGTCGTTGCCGTTATCTTATTTTGATCTGATTGAAGAGATTGGTCATACCAGGGTCTATTTTATTGAACTCTGCGGATCTGCTTGGAAGAGCTTGGATCCCAACGATTGGCAAGAAATCTGCCTGGCTTTGCGGTATTCTCGTTGTAGCAGTTTCGCAGTAGGCGACGAGTGTTTGAGCAAGTCCCAGCTATTGGTACTCTACGACACTGTTCGACCAAAAGCTTTGCATTTTCATGGGCTAATCGGATCGGATGCGTGGAAGATATTAGCAGCTTGTCCATGTCTGCAATACCTTGACTTGCAACGGGGACTGAAATTTGACTCGATCTCGGAAGCGCAAACAATCGTGGATACCCTGTTGAATCTTACCTCTTTACGAGGTCTCTCCCTTCGAATTGCCTGCCCCAATCGATCAGCCCTTCAGCTTTTGTTAAAAAGCTTGGAGAACAATGTACAGCTGGAACACATTGCAGTTTCTTTCGACGACACTAGTCTGGCTTGTTTTCCGGAGTGCGCCAACATTGCGGACTTTCTCGATTTTTGCGGTCGCCTCAACCAAACACGAAGAGCTGCGCTTGATCGGCAACGGATTCAACTACGGCGGAAATTTCAAGCCCGGGATTGTCAAGAAATTGACGCAGTAGTGGTGATTCTAAAAGACTGGTATCAGAGCTCAACGCAGATACTCCAACATTTGCTGCCAGTAACGCCGTCGTCCTCCTTTGCTTCCGTCGGAGGATCGGGCGTTGGGTGCGGGGAAAGGCTATGTAAAACAAAAGCCTAA
- the AP2sigma gene encoding predicted protein (Sigma (small) subunit of the AP2 vesicle coat complex, ortholog of T. pseudonana TPS_154941) has protein sequence MIRFFLLQNRQGKTRLSKWYVPPPSTQNGSTVSPEAEKVRIEAEVHRLVTARDKKYTNFIEYNNYKLIYRRYAGLFFTIAVDLQENELSYLETIHLFVELLDSYFSNVCELDIVFNFNKVYSILDEFMLAGEIEETSKREILDRVKLLEKME, from the exons ATG ATCCGTTTCTTTTTATTACAAAATCGCCAAGGCAAAACGCGCTTGTCCAAATGGTACGTTCCCCCGCCCAGTACCCAAAACGGTTCAACAGTCAGTCCGGAAGCGGAAAAGGTCCGCATCGAAGCCGAAGTCCACCGGTTGGTGACGGCCCGCGACAAGAAATACACGAACTTTATTGAATACAACAACTACAAGCTCATTTACCGAAGATACGCTGGATTGTTTTTCACCATCGCGGTGGATTTACAAGAGAACGAGCTATCGTACTTGGAAACGATTCATTTGTTCGTCGAACTGCTCGATAGCTATTTCAGCAACGTATGTGAGTTGGATATCGTGTTCAATTTTAACAAAGTTTACAGTATTTTGGATGAGTTCATGTTGGCGGGCGAAATTGAGGAAACTTCCAAGCGAGAAATTCTGGACCGTGTCAAGTTACTGGAAAAAATGGAGTAG